The stretch of DNA GGTTGGCTGGAATTTCATGGCACTCACTTGGATAAGGATTATAAGGATTATGTGGACTCGGTAAAAAAACGCGTGTTGATGGAAGTGTGCAGCGTGACCCTGCCTCAGTTTTTGCTCCCCAAAATTTATGAGCATCCGGATTTTGAAACTTGGCTTCACTCCTACAATGCACATTTGGAGGAGAACAGCCGGATCATTGCGGAAATTTTATCTGGCGTGAAGGGGCTCACGGTGAATCGCACCAATGGAGCTTTTTACATGATGCCGATTTTTGAAGAGGGCGTGCTGAAGCCCGGTCAAACCCTGCCGATTGAGCATGAAGGCGTGCGCAAATTTGTAGAAGAAAAGACGGCGAATCCGGATCTTCCGCTGGATAAACGATTTGTGTATTACCTCTTGGCGAACACCGGCATTTGCAGCGTTCCCGCCAGCAGTTTCTTTAGCCCGCACCTGGGCTTCCGCATCACCACTCTGGACTATCACCCCGACCGCCTCAAAGAGATCTACGAAAAACTGGCGAGGGCGATTGAGGGGTATTTGGCGAGCTGCTAGACGGATCAACCCAAGCTCTTTCGCATGACGGCGGCTTCGACGAGGTCGGCTTGAAAGTCGATGCCCATTTCGCGTTTGAAGAGGATGTTTGAGGTGAGGTTGCGGTGCAGGAAGTGATTGGGTTTTTGGGGCCCGAGTTCAATTTGGAGGATTTGCTGGGTGAGTTCGACATCTTCTAAGATTTCCTTCGCCCAGGTTTCCGTCTCAGCAAATTTTTCAAGATTTTCTCTATTCAAGTACTTGCCCGCATGTTTGAGTTCGGATCGGATCGTGAAAAAATGTTCTTCTAAAAGTGGGAGGAGGCCAAGTTCTTTGACCTGTTTGAGGGCCCGCCCTGTGCCGATGAATTCGGGGGGGATGCCGAGGGAATAACAGGCTCCCGTGAAGGTGATGGCTCTGGGCAATTTGATTTCACCCACTCCCCTGTTGTAGCCAAATAAACCGATGTGCTGCACGCGTTCACGACGAGCGGGAATGTGCTTTGCCATTTCGTTGATGAGAGGAGCAAAACCTTCCAGTGTGGGGTGATAAGTATTTTTAAAAAGCTGAATGAGGTCTTTGAGTTTGGCAAAGGTCGCATCGTCAAATTCGGGGGCTTTCTTTTTTGGGAGTTCGGACTCGATGAATTTCAGCGCTTTTTGAACTTCTTCTTGAGGGTAGTCATAACGGAAGGCGGATTGGATGGATATGGTCCGCACTCCTTCGTATTGAGGGAGCACTTGTTCTATATTCTCGGGGTTGATTCCGCCGCGGAAAGGCAAGGACCCACTTCCGATGATGGGGTACATGGGGATGCCGGTTTCTTTTTCGAGGCGAGCGATTTCGCGAAGTGCGAGGCGGGAGGCGAGCACGGCTGGTACAAAACCCGCGTTTAGAGCTGGGTCAGACCGTGCGATGAAGACGCGAAGATAGGGCGGATCTTTTTTAAAATGTTCTCTGTGGAGCCGTAGAAATTCGGCGAGCACTGTGGCACAGCCTGCGAGGTCGTCCACGCTTTCGAAAAGAGGAATGATATGGATGTAATCTCCTCCAAAACGGTTGGCATCCGCTCCTTCTTCATCTGAAAAAATCTGTTCGTGAAGTTGAGCGGTTCGTTCGAAGGTTTTTTGAATATGAATGAGTTGATCCGCCGATTTGGTCATGGGCAAAATCAGCTCAAAAACAGGTGGTGTGTTCAGCCCCAGGGACTTCATGAACTCAGCGGCGGAGAGCACGCTCATGTAGGCGCGCGCGAGTTTAAAAGACTTTTCTTCCCAAATGTTGGGGATGCGAAGGGTGATGAAGCGATCTTTTCCCAGTTGATCCTTTTTAAAATCCTCAAAATAATTGGAGAGCAGGCGCTCGATCATGCCTTCGTCGGCGAACTTGCCTTCCCAGTCCCACATGTATTCATCACAGCCGAGCCCAAAAAAACTCTGATAAATTTCCTCCACTTCTTTGTGCGTGTTTATAAAAGGTGAGTCTGTCCAAAAAGGCGCACAGGCGTTGTCGGGGTGCTGAGTGGCCATGAGAGCCGGGATTTTGCGCGAGGTGATGGGGTTGAACATGAGCATAATTTATATTATATTTACCCCTATGGCCACAGAATCTGCCGCTCAAATTTCTCCGAAATGGGGTATTGAAACCAGTCTTGCCCGCGCCCGTGAAGGTGGACCTGTTCGTGTGGCTGCTCTCGTTCGCGGAGAACCTTATGGTCAGCCTGTTGCAATAGAAAATCTGATTAGATCCAGTTTTGACAATGTGCTCCTGGACTTACAATTCCGACAACCTGGAGAACATGCCTTGGCTTATAGCCTCGGAGGGGACCCAGATGCTTTTGCACTGGGACTCATTGAAGTGCCTGCAAGAATACAGGAAAATGGGCCTCTCGATTTCTTAGGGTATGTCTCAACATTTTGGACTTCTTCTCGATCTTTTTTGCCCGTACTGGTGAGTACGGAATATTCTTATGATCGTCAACAGAGCTCCCAAGAACTCGTGGAGAGTTGTGCTCAATGGCATGCTTTGTATTTAAACTCCACTACTGATTCTTTGATTTCTGATCTCCGTATTTTTTTTGAGTGCGTCAAAACGGGAAGACCCTTCCTTGATAATGTCCATTTCCCTTTCAGGCCGTAAGTTTAATCTTATCGAATTCCGGATCGATGGTGAGGCGGCTTTCTTCGGGTAGGCTTTGGCCCTGATATTTTGAGCTGGCTTTTTTGTTGTATGGAATGTCGGCGGGGCTGCTCATTTCTTCAAAAGCCAATTGGCAGACGCGCATTCCTGGATAGAGCGCCACGGGCATACGGTTGATGTTGGTGATTTCGAGCGTGATGGTTCCTTCGAATCCGGCATCAATGAAGCCGGCGGTGGAATGCACGATGATTCCGAGTCGCCCGAGGGAGCTTCGGCCTTCCACACGGGCCACGATGTCGTCCCCAAGTTTTACTTTTTCCATGGTCACTCCCAACACAAAATCGCCAGGATGAACGATGAAAGGCTCCTCCGGATTGGTGATTTCCACCAAAGTCGTGAGCCCTTGAAAGGACTGCATCTTAAGCGGATCGAGCACTGGAAATTTGCTGTGGTTGTAAACCTTAAACCACTTCCCCAGTCGCAAATCCATGCTGGACGCATGCACATTCTTTTCGTGATCTCCCTCTGGAGATTCAACAGCAATGCGTCCGCTTTGAAGGGCAATTTTGATGTCGTGGTCGGATAGAATCATGATGTGGCTTTATGTAAGCCAAATCTACCGTTCTCTGACTTAAGCCGCAAGGGCTTGTTTTCCAGCTCAATGGAATGAGCTTTTATCAATCGTATGCTTTCCCGGGTAGCTTGATATGCCAAAGCCCACCAGGTGAATGCACACAGTTGAATGTGTTCCAGGCGTCTCTATACGCAAACTCTCGTGGTATTTCCGCAAATTGCCTAGGGTCTAGTGGTCTGTTTGTTGTATTTACTACCGTGACTACGGGTGGCATGATTGTCCACTTGCATTCAAATACGCCAGGATGTAACGAACGTAAACGCTCTAGTGTTTCTCTAGTTGTGTCTACCCCCTTTCTACTTAACCCTCCACCATCAACATCGTCTTGAATAGCCAAAGTCGGAACATTGTGAGTTGTATAACTCCCTCTTTGTCTTATGATTTCATCTCGCCCCTCCCTTTTTAGAGTGGGACTATCTGCGTTTACCGTGAGTAGATCTACAAGATGCCCGGCCATTCTTAGGTCATGTGAGGCTGCATGAACAAGGCGAGCCGTCATTGTGGTTTTTCCGATTTGTGATGGACCTTCAACCCATATAAATGAGGGGCAATAGGGAGTCGCTAAAAGCTTTTCCATAACTAGGGCTGCATGGGCTACTTGTTCTGGACGAATTGGTCTGTTCCCCCCAGCTTGATCCCAAAGTAAACCTTCTGCTGTCCACATTTTAGTCACACCCCCGCAAGGCCATTCATTTGCCGGTTTTTTTACTTCGCGTGGCTCCCCTAAATTTCTGACCAATTCTAGTGCTCTAACTCCTAAATTTTCCAAATGTTCAGTCACTACACTATTGAACTCAGCGCGACTTGGCACTGCTGGCTCACAGATAAGAACTCTTTCCGCTTCTTTTTTTGAACGGGTCGTGTGGAGTCTAGCCATTAGTTGATTGTCGCCATGCAAAAGATCAAATTCCTCATTTGTCAGTGGTCCGAAGACTCTTGGTTTTTCTGTATGGCCACTATTTCTTCCGTTGATATACTCATTAAGCATTGTCCTTAATGACGCTATGTAATTTCCAAACTTTCCTTTACCTTCATGCCTCCAGTCGTGGACATCAAATTGTTTTAAGAATGTGTCTAGATGTAGGCCAATACTTGGATCATTTGAGCTGTCCCGTATCACTACATCTCTTCCCTGTCTTAGCGCTGCTCCAATTAGCTCCAAGTCTTCAGGTCGAGGTTCAATTGACCACCCAAGCACTTCTGGTTTGTCAGGGCCATCAAACATGGTGCCAATTTGACCAACTACCCTTCCAAAATGTTCAGTAAGTTCTGGGTTCTCTCTCGGTGCTAGGAGATTTCCTGTAATCGAGCAACTAGAATGGCCTTTGGTGGGA from Candidatus Gracilibacteria bacterium encodes:
- the ppcA gene encoding phosphoenolpyruvate carboxylase → MFNPITSRKIPALMATQHPDNACAPFWTDSPFINTHKEVEEIYQSFFGLGCDEYMWDWEGKFADEGMIERLLSNYFEDFKKDQLGKDRFITLRIPNIWEEKSFKLARAYMSVLSAAEFMKSLGLNTPPVFELILPMTKSADQLIHIQKTFERTAQLHEQIFSDEEGADANRFGGDYIHIIPLFESVDDLAGCATVLAEFLRLHREHFKKDPPYLRVFIARSDPALNAGFVPAVLASRLALREIARLEKETGIPMYPIIGSGSLPFRGGINPENIEQVLPQYEGVRTISIQSAFRYDYPQEEVQKALKFIESELPKKKAPEFDDATFAKLKDLIQLFKNTYHPTLEGFAPLINEMAKHIPARRERVQHIGLFGYNRGVGEIKLPRAITFTGACYSLGIPPEFIGTGRALKQVKELGLLPLLEEHFFTIRSELKHAGKYLNRENLEKFAETETWAKEILEDVELTQQILQIELGPQKPNHFLHRNLTSNILFKREMGIDFQADLVEAAVMRKSLGGSV
- the dcd gene encoding dCTP deaminase encodes the protein MILSDHDIKIALQSGRIAVESPEGDHEKNVHASSMDLRLGKWFKVYNHSKFPVLDPLKMQSFQGLTTLVEITNPEEPFIVHPGDFVLGVTMEKVKLGDDIVARVEGRSSLGRLGIIVHSTAGFIDAGFEGTITLEITNINRMPVALYPGMRVCQLAFEEMSSPADIPYNKKASSKYQGQSLPEESRLTIDPEFDKIKLTAGKGNGHYQGRVFPFGRTQKKYGDQKSKNQ